From a single Streptomyces sp. 1331.2 genomic region:
- a CDS encoding nuclear transport factor 2 family protein, whose amino-acid sequence MTTTKTARELAETYFTAWEAGDFETLRGLLADDVDFVGALGTASGIDEALGGLRGLGQVLEKIDVKTRVAEGEEVITWFELHTSVAPPAPTANWMHVENGKIARIRVTFDPRGLLAGFEKKA is encoded by the coding sequence ATGACGACGACGAAGACCGCACGTGAGCTTGCCGAGACCTACTTCACCGCCTGGGAGGCGGGCGACTTCGAAACCCTCCGGGGCCTGCTGGCCGACGACGTGGACTTCGTCGGCGCCCTGGGCACGGCCTCCGGGATCGACGAGGCCCTGGGCGGACTGCGGGGGCTCGGGCAGGTGCTGGAGAAGATCGACGTGAAGACCCGGGTCGCCGAGGGCGAGGAGGTGATCACCTGGTTCGAGCTGCACACCAGCGTCGCCCCGCCCGCGCCCACGGCGAACTGGATGCACGTGGAGAACGGGAAGATCGCCCGGATCCGGGTCACCTTCGACCCGCGCGGCCTGCTGGCGGGGTTCGAGAAGAAGGCCTGA
- a CDS encoding ABC transporter substrate-binding protein, producing MPRIARRTLLAGLGGAALVACTGGATPRPVEVTGANGSPSAVPVPPVTVTAATGPVLVPGEPMRVVVLDTDVLDSALTLGITPVGAALPARDTRYPDYWPTGRTTGIRLVGPAGAPDLPTVRALRPDLILSNQARDGDRYDQLRELAPTVLTQTTGAPWKANFQLHAQALSREAAAEAFVGSYQKHAGQVAQALSAAKLSGRKVSLVRFVEGGGIRLSGRQSFPGTVLSDAGVGRPDAQNVDQSDFEIPPDQLGKADGDLLLYATYGDPGRAGTEATLASPGWQALGAVRAHRAFPVDDQLWFQGIGYTGANYVLAELQRFLGA from the coding sequence ATGCCCCGGATCGCCCGCCGTACCCTGCTCGCCGGCCTCGGCGGAGCCGCGCTCGTGGCGTGCACCGGCGGCGCCACGCCGCGTCCGGTCGAGGTGACCGGCGCGAACGGATCCCCGTCCGCCGTCCCGGTGCCCCCGGTGACCGTCACCGCCGCCACCGGGCCGGTGCTGGTGCCGGGCGAGCCGATGCGGGTGGTCGTGCTGGACACCGACGTGCTCGACTCCGCGCTCACCCTGGGCATCACCCCGGTCGGCGCCGCACTGCCGGCCCGCGACACCCGCTACCCCGACTACTGGCCGACCGGCCGCACCACCGGGATCCGGCTGGTCGGCCCGGCCGGCGCGCCGGACCTGCCGACCGTACGGGCGCTGCGGCCGGACCTGATCCTCTCCAACCAGGCCCGCGACGGCGACCGGTACGACCAGCTGCGGGAGCTCGCCCCGACCGTGCTCACCCAGACCACCGGGGCGCCGTGGAAGGCCAACTTCCAGCTGCACGCCCAGGCGTTGAGCCGGGAGGCGGCCGCGGAGGCCTTCGTCGGCTCGTACCAGAAGCACGCCGGGCAAGTGGCGCAGGCGCTGTCCGCGGCGAAGCTGTCGGGGCGCAAGGTGAGCCTGGTGCGGTTCGTCGAGGGCGGCGGGATCCGGCTGTCCGGTCGGCAGAGCTTCCCCGGGACGGTGCTCTCCGACGCGGGGGTGGGGCGGCCGGACGCGCAGAACGTCGACCAGTCGGACTTCGAGATCCCGCCGGACCAGCTCGGCAAGGCCGACGGCGACCTGCTGCTGTACGCGACGTACGGCGATCCCGGGCGGGCCGGCACCGAGGCGACGCTGGCGAGCCCGGGCTGGCAGGCGCTGGGGGCGGTCAGGGCGCACCGGGCGTTCCCGGTGGACGACCAGCTGTGGTTCCAGGGGATCGGCTACACGGGGGCCAACTACGTGCTGGCCGAACTGCAGCGCTTCCTCGGGGCGTGA
- a CDS encoding VC0807 family protein gives MSTSAAPQAPARKGKAAALGWLISIGFNVVAPILIYNQLHDHGYSESTAILLSGLGPVVDTLIYLVWHRRIDEFAVVSLVFVALTLVVALIGPQDPKMLLAKDSFVSGLLGVFYLASLAAPKPIMFYFGRKFATDGTPEMVSWWNSMWQYPGFRRVQRNLTIVWGAAFVLEAVLRIVLVYTLSHGTVVTVNNVLPYAVLGGLVYFTIAYAKRAGARGRAAAEAAAPQLISAGAK, from the coding sequence GTGTCAACTTCCGCCGCTCCACAGGCTCCTGCCCGCAAGGGGAAGGCCGCCGCGCTCGGCTGGCTGATCAGCATCGGCTTCAACGTCGTCGCGCCGATCCTGATCTACAACCAGCTGCACGACCACGGCTACAGCGAATCCACCGCCATCCTGCTCTCCGGCCTGGGCCCGGTGGTCGACACCCTCATCTACCTGGTCTGGCACCGCCGGATCGACGAGTTCGCGGTGGTCTCCCTGGTCTTCGTCGCGCTGACCCTGGTCGTCGCGCTGATCGGGCCGCAGGACCCGAAGATGCTGCTGGCCAAGGACTCCTTCGTCTCGGGCCTGCTCGGCGTGTTCTACCTGGCGTCGCTCGCGGCGCCGAAGCCGATCATGTTCTACTTCGGGCGCAAGTTCGCCACGGACGGCACGCCGGAGATGGTCTCCTGGTGGAACTCCATGTGGCAGTACCCGGGCTTCCGCCGGGTGCAGCGCAACCTGACCATCGTCTGGGGCGCGGCGTTCGTCCTGGAGGCCGTGCTGCGGATCGTCCTGGTCTACACCCTGTCGCACGGCACGGTGGTGACGGTCAACAACGTCCTTCCGTACGCGGTGCTCGGCGGGCTGGTCTACTTCACCATCGCCTACGCCAAGCGGGCCGGTGCCCGGGGTCGGGCCGCTGCCGAAGCTGCTGCTCCTCAGCTCATCAGCGCGGGCGCGAAGTAG
- a CDS encoding fatty acid desaturase family protein, which produces MPTQPVTMTAPPAPKTAGGGSDFAQLSRRIAAEGLLDRRPGYYAARTALVLAAFLGGWWALFALGDTWWQLGLAAAMSVVFAQIGLLSHDLAHRQVFDRRLPSEIGGRIAANLLMGMSYGWWMNKHTRHHANPNHEERDPDVSPDLVVWSKRQARQASGLARFIGRRQAYLFFPLLLLEGLNLSFNSFRALRSPMMKRPLLEGVLLVVHFAAYLGLVLAALPPGKAAAFLAVHQALLGVYLGCVFAPNHKGMLMVTPEMKLDFLRRQVLTSRNVRGGPVVDAVMGGLNYQVEHHLFPSMPTPALGRAARITREFCAEKGIPYYETGLFRSYREILAHLHRTGEPIRSGG; this is translated from the coding sequence ATGCCCACACAGCCCGTGACGATGACCGCGCCCCCCGCCCCGAAGACGGCCGGCGGCGGCAGCGACTTCGCCCAGTTGAGCCGCCGGATCGCCGCCGAGGGACTGCTCGACCGGCGCCCCGGCTACTACGCCGCCCGTACGGCCCTGGTGCTCGCCGCGTTCCTCGGCGGCTGGTGGGCCCTGTTCGCGCTCGGCGACACCTGGTGGCAGCTCGGCCTGGCGGCGGCGATGTCCGTGGTCTTCGCCCAGATCGGTCTGCTCTCGCACGACCTGGCGCACCGTCAGGTTTTCGACCGGCGCCTGCCGAGCGAGATCGGCGGCCGGATCGCCGCCAACCTGCTGATGGGCATGAGCTACGGCTGGTGGATGAACAAGCACACCCGCCACCACGCCAACCCGAACCACGAGGAACGCGACCCGGACGTCTCCCCGGACCTCGTCGTCTGGTCGAAGCGCCAGGCCCGGCAGGCGAGCGGCCTCGCCCGGTTCATCGGCCGCCGGCAGGCGTACCTGTTCTTCCCGCTGCTCCTGCTGGAGGGCCTCAACCTCAGCTTCAACAGCTTCCGTGCGCTGCGCAGCCCCATGATGAAGCGCCCGCTGCTGGAGGGCGTCCTGCTGGTCGTCCACTTCGCGGCCTACCTCGGGCTCGTCCTCGCCGCGCTTCCGCCGGGCAAGGCGGCCGCCTTCCTCGCCGTGCACCAGGCGCTGCTCGGGGTCTACCTGGGCTGCGTCTTCGCCCCGAACCACAAGGGGATGCTGATGGTGACGCCGGAGATGAAGCTGGACTTCCTGCGCCGGCAGGTGCTCACCTCGCGCAACGTCCGCGGCGGCCCGGTCGTCGACGCGGTGATGGGCGGTCTCAACTACCAGGTGGAGCACCACCTGTTCCCCAGCATGCCGACGCCCGCGCTCGGGCGGGCGGCCCGGATCACCCGGGAGTTCTGCGCGGAGAAGGGCATCCCGTACTACGAGACGGGCCTGTTCCGCTCGTACCGCGAGATCCTGGCCCACCTGCACCGGACGGGCGAGCCGATCCGCTCCGGCGGCTGA
- a CDS encoding ABC transporter ATP-binding protein, translated as MTAHQHSGHRLEARGLTLAYEARTVVEGLDVGIPDGRVTVIVGPNACGKSTLLRALGRLLKPVRGAVLLDGEELARIPTKRIAQRLGLLPQSPTAPEGISVADLVARGRQPHQSWWQQWSPQDETAVAEALERTSTAELAERSMDELSGGQRQRAWIAMALAQGTDILLLDEPTTYLDIAHQVEVLDLVRRLNVERGRTVVAVLHDLNQAARYADHLVAMRDGRVVAQGPPGEVVTAELVREVFGLDSVVVPDPVTGTPLVVPGAPWAAAPAAVDALDA; from the coding sequence ATGACCGCTCACCAGCACTCCGGCCACCGTCTGGAGGCCCGGGGCCTCACCCTGGCCTACGAGGCGCGCACGGTCGTCGAGGGCCTGGACGTCGGCATCCCGGACGGGCGGGTGACGGTGATCGTCGGCCCGAACGCCTGCGGGAAGTCGACGCTGCTGCGGGCCCTCGGCCGGTTGCTCAAGCCCGTCCGGGGCGCGGTGCTGCTGGACGGCGAGGAGCTGGCGCGGATCCCCACCAAGCGGATCGCCCAGCGGCTCGGCCTGCTGCCGCAGTCGCCGACCGCCCCGGAGGGCATCTCGGTGGCCGACCTGGTCGCGCGCGGCCGCCAGCCGCACCAGAGCTGGTGGCAGCAGTGGTCGCCGCAGGACGAGACGGCGGTCGCGGAGGCGCTGGAGCGGACCTCGACGGCGGAGCTGGCCGAGCGGAGCATGGACGAGCTGTCGGGTGGCCAGCGCCAGCGCGCCTGGATCGCGATGGCGCTCGCCCAGGGCACCGACATCCTGCTGCTGGACGAGCCGACCACCTATCTGGACATCGCGCACCAGGTGGAGGTGCTGGACCTGGTCCGCCGGCTGAACGTCGAGCGCGGGCGGACGGTCGTCGCCGTGCTGCACGACCTCAACCAGGCCGCCCGGTACGCGGACCACCTGGTGGCGATGCGGGACGGCCGGGTCGTCGCGCAGGGCCCGCCCGGGGAAGTCGTGACGGCGGAGCTGGTGCGGGAGGTGTTCGGGCTGGACTCGGTGGTCGTGCCGGACCCGGTGACGGGCACCCCGCTGGTCGTGCCGGGCGCGCCCTGGGCGGCCGCGCCGGCGGCGGTGGACGCACTGGACGCCTGA
- a CDS encoding LysR family transcriptional regulator: protein MEMHQLRYFAAVVDEGSFTAAAGRLHVSQSGISTQIAKLERELGQQLLDRTGRRVRLTPAGEAVLPLAKSALTTLDAIRHTAAEFADAVRGRVRLGMIMGCSIPPFLDVVADLGRTHPGIELSLHEGHSDLLQAQVLSGDLDLALIGFAGEAVPGLDVDIVVDERIVAVVPAGHPLDRETLNLADLRTEKILCLSPGTGLRAAYEDSCRRLGLDPRVDIAASSPLAVLRLAERGAGVAVLSASSVEGAGLRAVPLADAATDARLGLVARPDQHSPAVRLLRAELRAAMQSD from the coding sequence ATGGAGATGCATCAGCTGCGCTACTTCGCGGCCGTCGTGGACGAGGGCTCCTTCACCGCCGCGGCCGGGCGCCTGCACGTCAGCCAGTCCGGCATCAGCACCCAGATCGCCAAGCTGGAGCGGGAGTTGGGGCAGCAGCTGCTCGACCGTACCGGCCGGCGGGTGCGGCTCACCCCGGCGGGCGAGGCCGTCCTCCCGCTGGCGAAGAGCGCACTGACCACCCTGGACGCCATCCGGCACACCGCGGCCGAGTTCGCCGACGCGGTCCGCGGCCGGGTCCGGCTCGGCATGATCATGGGCTGCTCGATCCCGCCCTTCCTCGACGTCGTCGCCGACCTCGGCCGCACCCACCCCGGCATCGAACTCAGCCTGCACGAGGGCCACTCCGACCTCCTCCAGGCGCAGGTCCTCTCCGGAGACCTGGACCTGGCCCTGATCGGCTTCGCCGGCGAGGCGGTCCCCGGCCTGGACGTCGACATCGTCGTGGACGAGCGGATCGTCGCCGTCGTCCCGGCCGGGCACCCGCTCGACCGCGAGACGCTGAACCTCGCCGACCTGCGGACCGAGAAGATCCTCTGCCTCTCCCCGGGCACCGGCCTCCGGGCCGCCTACGAGGACTCCTGCCGCCGGCTCGGCCTCGACCCGCGCGTGGACATTGCCGCCAGCTCCCCGCTCGCCGTGCTCCGCCTCGCCGAACGCGGCGCCGGGGTCGCCGTCCTCAGCGCCTCCTCCGTCGAGGGCGCCGGCCTGCGGGCCGTCCCGCTCGCCGACGCCGCGACGGACGCCCGCCTCGGCCTGGTCGCCCGGCCCGACCAGCACTCCCCGGCGGTGCGCCTGCTGCGGGCCGAGCTCAGGGCCGCGATGCAATCCGACTGA
- a CDS encoding nuclear transport factor 2 family protein, translating into MSRTPQEIFESYVHAGAMTRNADALAENFTEDGVFEAPLMPADAPFPRRLVGREEIRAAMAAYYERQAKGDGRRPNIAKSGYVLHTTADPEVFIAEIDTVFDGDGDSGGEDVVVSLVQIFRVRDGKIARLRDYFAPALMS; encoded by the coding sequence ATGTCCCGAACGCCGCAGGAGATCTTCGAGAGCTACGTCCACGCCGGCGCCATGACCCGGAACGCCGACGCCCTCGCCGAGAACTTCACCGAGGACGGTGTCTTCGAGGCGCCGCTCATGCCCGCCGACGCCCCCTTCCCCAGGAGGCTGGTGGGCCGCGAGGAGATCCGTGCCGCCATGGCGGCGTACTACGAGCGCCAGGCGAAGGGCGACGGGCGCAGGCCCAACATCGCGAAGTCCGGGTACGTGCTGCACACCACCGCCGATCCCGAGGTGTTCATCGCCGAGATCGACACGGTCTTCGACGGGGACGGGGACAGCGGCGGGGAGGACGTCGTGGTCTCCCTGGTGCAGATCTTCCGGGTCCGCGACGGGAAGATCGCCCGACTGCGGGACTACTTCGCGCCCGCGCTGATGAGCTGA
- a CDS encoding TetR/AcrR family transcriptional regulator, protein MKLTKERIVDAGMAVFAEVGYQNLSMRQVADRLDAHAGSLYYHVRGKDELLALMADRVCRQAYAAGSEALAALPADATWQDRVEAQAATLRLSIKQHPGGAQLLAESPGVLSPGGLSLMERLLRTLLDAAIPAESCGIAADTLLSHVTGFVLQEQNQPAAPPSLGPEQYHALRERFPLVMGELIPRIGQDEKFHRSVRLLCAGFAASGAAAPPTRA, encoded by the coding sequence ATGAAGCTCACCAAGGAGCGCATCGTCGACGCGGGCATGGCCGTCTTCGCCGAGGTCGGGTACCAGAACCTGTCCATGCGCCAGGTCGCCGACCGACTCGACGCCCATGCCGGCAGCCTCTACTACCACGTCCGCGGCAAGGACGAGTTGCTCGCCCTGATGGCCGACCGGGTCTGCCGCCAGGCCTACGCCGCGGGCAGCGAGGCCCTGGCCGCCCTCCCGGCCGACGCCACCTGGCAGGACCGCGTCGAGGCCCAGGCCGCCACCCTGCGCCTGAGCATCAAACAGCACCCCGGCGGCGCCCAGCTCCTCGCCGAGAGCCCCGGCGTGCTCAGCCCCGGCGGCCTCTCCCTGATGGAGCGGCTCCTGCGCACCCTCCTCGACGCCGCCATACCCGCCGAGTCCTGCGGGATCGCCGCCGACACCCTGCTCAGCCACGTCACCGGGTTCGTCCTCCAGGAGCAGAACCAGCCGGCCGCACCGCCGTCGCTCGGCCCGGAGCAGTACCACGCACTGCGCGAGCGCTTCCCGCTGGTCATGGGCGAGCTGATCCCGCGGATCGGCCAGGACGAGAAGTTCCACCGGAGCGTCCGCCTGCTCTGCGCCGGCTTCGCCGCGTCCGGGGCCGCTGCCCCGCCGACCCGGGCCTGA